CTTCCATCTCGCGGGTTTCGTAGTCTCGAACAACGACACGATTGATCTGCGCCGGGTTGAGGGCGTTGCGCACGTAAAGCGCGTCGTCTTCGTCGAACTGGACGATGTCGATCTTCTCGCCACGGAGTTCACGGATAACCGCCTGAACCCGCGAACCCTTCATGCCGACGCATGCGCCAACCGGGTCAACGTCTCGGTCCTTGGACGCCACCGCGACCTTGCTGCGTTCGCCGGCATCACGGGCCACGTTGACGATCATGACGGTGCCGTCGTAGATCTCGGGAACTTCCATCTCGAACAGTTTCGTCACCAGAAGACCGCTGCCACGGGACATGACCAGCTGCGGACCCTTACCCAGCCGCTCGACTTCCGTCAGGACGGTTCGAACGCGATCGCCGGGGTTGTAATGCTCAGCGCGGGACTGCTCCCGCCGATTGACGATGCCCTCGGTTCTTCCGAGGTCGAGGATCATGTCGCCGCGATCGAATCGCTTGACGACGCCGGTCATCAACTCTCCGACACGGTCGGCATACTCCTCGTAGACCAGCTCCCGCTCGGCTTCCTTGACCTTTTGATAGATGACCTGCTTGGCCGCCTGAGCGGCGATTCGGGTCAACGGGGCTTCGGGGTAGTCGAACGGCGTCTCGAGGATGATCCCCAGTTCGGCGTCCGGGTGAAGCTTCTTGGCCTCGTCCAGGACGATTTCCGTGTTGGGATCGGCCAGATCGTCCTCTTCCACCACGGTGTGTTTAGAGAACACCTCAAACTTGCCGGAGTCACGATCGAAGCGCGCGCCGAAGTCCTGTTTGCTCGAGTAGTACTTACGGGTTGCAGCCGCGTAAGCCTCCTCGAGGGCCTGGATGACGACCTCGGTATCGAGACCTTTTTCCCGACCGATCAATTCGATCTGCTGGAACAGTTCGCTGCTCATAACTGTCGATGCCTCAACTGGAGCTAGATGCCGACGTGTTGCCGTGCCGAATCGATCGCCGAGATTGGGATTTCGAGGGCACCGCCGGACGTCGGTCGTTCGATACGCAAGAGGGTCCGGTCACCCCCTACGAGGAGACCACGGAATTCCGTCGCACCCTCGATCGGTTCGGTCGTCGTCACCATGATTTCGCGACCGATGTTTCTACGAATGTCGTCTTCCGTTCTGATTGGACGGTCGATTCCGGGAGACGAGACCTCGAGGTTGTACGCGTCGGGAAGCAACGGCGACTCGTCGAGCCGTTCCCCAACCGACTGTGTCACCCTCTTGCAGTCGTCGTGGGTCACTCCCTGAATGCCGGCACGGTCGATGATGACGATCAGCGTCCGATGTCGGGACGAGCCCTGCAGGAGGAGTTCGACGAACTCCAGACCCAACTCGACCACCGCTTCCCTCGCAAGGGAGCTGAGGCCATCGAGCCGATCCTGATGAGACAATCCCATACGCCGCTTGTCACCCCTTGAAAGGCCGAAAAACGCAAATACCAATAAAAAAGGCAGGCCTTCCGGCCCACCTAGGCAAACCAGATCGGTAGATTAGCGGAAATCCCTTGGCGCTTCAAGGAGCGCCGGCGGTCTCCACCGTCAGGACCCGAATCTGTTCCCGGACCTTCTCGGCGTCCTTCGCCGTCGGGTCCAACTCCAGATATCGGCGCAGATGGACCAGCGCTTCGTCGGTCCGCTTTAGCTTGTTGAGGACCGCGGCGAGGCTCCGCTCGGCCCGCGCCATGTCGGAGTCGATGGATAGCGCCTGTTCGAAGAGCTGCAGCGCCTCCTCAAGTCGATCCGCCCGGAAGAGATGGGCACCCGCACTATAGTAATGAAGTGACGATTCGAACCCGGCCGACTTGCCGCGTTCGAGTGCGTCGACCGCCTGATCCAACGCCTTGTCCCGCAGGTAGAGCGACACGAGATCGGCGAAGATCTCCTTCTCGACCTCGTCACCCACCAGCAGGGCCTCGAGTTCGGCGGCGGCGTCTTTCCACTGTTTCTTCTGCTCGAAGAGCATCGATCGATTTAGCCGGCTCAGCCGGAGAATCGCCGAGTCTTCGGTGTTCTCCAGCTCCGCACCGAACCGTTCGAGAGCCTCGTCGGTCTGGTTGAGCCGAACCAACGCGCTACCGAGTTGGAACTGGATCCGTTCTCGTTCCGCATCGAGCTCGACGGCGGCGCTGAGAACGTCGCGGGCGTCTTCGGCCCGCTGAAGTTGGAGTAGCAGCTCGCCACGCATGAGCAGAAGATCGACATCGGTCGGGAAATCGTTCTGTAACTCCGCCAGTAGGGCCTCGGCCTCCTCGTACTTGGCTTCCCGCACGAGACGGTTGCCTTCCGAGAGGTCGGCCGCCTCCGGGACGGCCGCTTCCTGGGCGGGTTCTTCCTGGGCGAGCAGCGGCCCGCCGGGAAGCATGGCGAGGGTCATCACGATGGCCGTCAACGCTCTCCGGCGAAATGAACGGTTCAAAAAAACATCGACCACAACGAATTCCCCTCAACGGATGGAGTCTGCGTGCACCGTCATATTAACGCAGCTCTCGAGCGCTCGCCGAAACCCCTCAGGGGGTCGAGGAGCCGATCTGTGAGAGGAGGTCCGCGGCCTCCCGGTTTCCCGGATCCAGCCGAACGACCTCCCTGAGATGGGTCCGCGCCTCGTCCACCCGCGACGTTGCCAACAGGCAGCGGGCCAGGGCGTGGTGGCCGTGAGGGTCGTCGGCCCGCAAATCGATGGTCCGCCGGAACTGACGTTCTGCCGCGTCCAGGCGTCGTTGGGCGAAGTAGACGATTCCGAGATTGAGGAGGGCGCCGTAGTCCTCCGGATGTCGTGTCAGGACATCGACGTAACGTCGTTCGGCACCGCTGAGGTCTCCTGCCACCAGGGCCGCTGCGGCCTCCTTCAGGATGCTCTGGTCACCCAGTTCCCGTTGTTCCACGGCGCGTAGCCACGGGTCCTGCAGCTCCGGGTCTGCACCCGAATCACGAAACGCCGAGAGAGACCGTGTCGAGCGCTCCGTGTCTCCGACCTCACGATAGATCTGCGCCAGGAGGTAGTGGGCCGTTCGCAGCTGCGGCTCGATTTGAATCGCCCGCTGCAGATGTTCGATCGCTCTCGCCGGGTTGTCCTCGGTTCGCGCCACCCGCCCGAGACCGAGCAGCGGCCACGGGGAACCAGGCGCGAGACGGGTCGCTTCCTCGAACGCCCGTCTCGCCGCATCGATGTTGCCGATATCGAGGTGCGCGCGACCGAGGCGGATCCATGCGGGAAGATAATCCGGAGACCGTCGTGTCGCGGTCTCCAGTGCGACCGCTGCTTCCCGTGGGTGACCACGATTCAGTTCCATCGCACCAAGAAGATAAGGCCACTCGCCCTCGTCCGGATCGCTCTCGCTTGCCTTCTCGTACGAGCGGCGTGCGTGGGCGAACAACTTGTTTGCGTGGTACAGGCGGGCGAGATCACCGGCATCCCCACCACGAGCGGCCTCGAGGGCGGCTCTCACGGCCGGCTCCAACCCCTCCGGTAGGGGTGGATCGGCACGAGGGTCTTGTCCAGCGGAATCCGGATTCGAGCAGGCCAGATGGAGGGCCAGCAGCAGTAAGAGCGCGATGGGCCGGACTGAAGTCACAGAGGCGTTCCGGACGTCGGCGAAAGGTGAATGTAGCGGTCCACGGATTCGATAACGTGGGTTGTTACGCGGCCACCGGGCCAGGCAATCTCGACTTCATAGGGGCCCGGGTCGTCGCCGAGGCCGAAGTGAGCTCGCGGGTCATGACTGGCGCCATAGCTGTAGGCCGGTTGGATCAGTCGTCGCATACGACGAGCGTCGGTCGTCAGCGTGACGATTGCGCCGATGCCATGAGTCCCGGGACCGCCATCGACCAACCGGACTCCCAGCCAATGTGCGTCGCGGCAACTATCGTTCCGGTAGAGACGGACGGGGCCCTCGTTGTTTCCGATGAGAATATCGATGTCGCCGTCATTGTCGTAATCGCCGAGGGCGGCACCACGCGAGACCTCCCGCAGCTCCGGTGACCCCAGAACATGGGAGACGTCGTCGTAGCGACGCACGTCGGTTCCGCGAAAGAGCTGGTTCGGTTCGCCGTAATCGCCGGCCAGCATGGAGTCGCCCAGTCGAACCGAACCGTTGGCGATGACAAGATCGAGAATGCCATCGCAGTCGAAGTCGGCGAAACCGGTCCCGAACCCCGTGAATTCCCGGCTAATTCCACCCAGCACGTACTGGTCGGTCACGTCCTGAAAGAACCCGGCGTCGTTTCGGTAGTAGGTATTCGTTTCTCCGTCCAGGTGGGTCAAGAACAGGTCCCAATCGTCGTCCCCGTCCACATCTCCGATCGCGATGCCCATGCTGGCCTCGGATCGACCGGACTCGTTCAGAGCGCAACCGCGTGAAAGCGCCTGCTCCGAGAACGACCGATCGGGATGACCGACCCACAGCGTATTGGGCATCTGGTCGTTGGCCACGAAGATGTCGTCCAGGCCGTCTCCGGTCAGGTCGGTCGCAATCACACCGAGACCGGCACCTCTTCGGTCTTGAATTCCGGCTTCGATCGTCACGTTTCGAAACGTCCCATCGCCCTCGTTGCGATACAGGGTGTCTCGTGCCGGACGGTCATAGACGCCCGGACTGCAGTAGTCTCGAAGCCCGTTCGGAGCAAAGCAAGGTCGTTCGATCGGGGGCGCCCAATCGATGTAATTGGCCACGTACAGATCGAGAAACCCGTCCTGATCGTAGTCGACGAACGTCGCCGCCGTGGAGTAGCCGACGTCACCGACACCGGCGTGTTCCGTCGCATCTGCAAACCTGCCGTCGCCGTCGTTGCTGAACAGCGTGTTACGACCGAGATTGGTGACGTAGAGATCGATGTCGCCATCGTTGTCATAGTCGGCGGCGACGACGCCGGTTCCGTAACGCGTGTCGCCTGTGCCCGATCGCTCGGTGACATCCTCGAAACCGCCTACGCCGTTATTGCGGAATAGACGGTTTGCATCGCCGCTGGAAGATCGATCGTCGGGCAGTTCACCGCCCTGGACAGTGTAGACATCGAGAAAACCATCGCCGTCGATATCCGCGAACGAGACGCCACCGCTCATCAGTTCGGGGTAATTGAAGTCGCCGGTTGCGCCGTTCCGGTGGGCAAAGCGAATGCCGGCTTCGGCGGCGACATCTTCGAAGACCAGGGTGACCGAACGCTCACCCTGAGGAGGGCAACCCCAGAGAAGGAGCAGCAGCGGTAGCAGGATTCCACGCTTCATTCGGACTCCGACGGCGCCGCATCCAACAACGCCGTGATGGCCTCGCAGAGTCGCACGCCGTGTGGGTCTCCGGCCGCCTCCAGTTCCCGAGGGTAGTAGAACGAGGTCATCGCACGGATCGTTGCAAGATAACGTTCGGCCTGCAACGAGGCGTCCGTCGGCGGCGTCCGGTCGGCCGTCCGGAGCAAGGAGCTGATTCTGAGCCGTCTCCCGAATTCCGTCGCCGTTGGCCTCGCAGCGGTCGCCGGTCGCAAGCGCGCGAGCGTGTTCTGGATGTGAGTGATTTCACGGAGTTCCGCTTCTTGTCGCTTCCGGCATGTCCGTCGGTCCTTGCGGAAGCGGCCCGACGAAGCCAGCGATCGAATCTCCGTTCGGATCTCGTCCAGCGCGGCGTCTTGCCCGAGCGACATGAAATTGCGGACAATTCTCGAGAGTGCCTTCCAGGAGTCCAGCGTTGTTTCGCCGGCGGGCTCGTCGCGAGCCGTCGCCAACCGGTGGGAGACGAACTCGGGGTCTGTGGCGATCAGTCCTCGCGACATGGCTTGTAGTTCGAGAGCGGCAACGACCTCGGAGGCGATCGCCTCGTCGTGCCACCCATGGCTACCGTCATGGACGAGGAGTCGATGGGCCGCGCCGCGCTCCAGCGCCTCATCCGCGAACTTCTCGACCTCAATGTAGTTGAAGTCTCTCCTTCCGACGATCGCCACGACGTCAAAGATTGAGTTCGATTCGAGCTTAACCGCATCGGCGCACGCAGCGCCCACGAGGACGACTCCGGTAATGTCGCCATTCGCGCGATCCGCGATATCACAGGCAACGCGAGCCGTCCCTGACATCCCACCCAGGTAGACCCTGCGCGGATCGACGGAGAGCCGCAGAAACGTATCGTCGAGCATGGCCTGAACGGACTCGTAGGTGGGGCCCGACGGTCCATCGCTCTGGCTGTTGTTGGAACTTGCGATGACGTAGCCATAGGTCGCGGCTGCGGACCGGTAGATGTCGAGCGCGAATTCACCCCGTCCGCGTGGATCCAGCAGGTAGAGGACAGGCCAGCGACGATCCGGTGTGTAGTCGGGCGGGAGGTACTGTTCGTAGCTCTGGTCCGGTGAATCAGCGCACGTTATCGTTGCGGCACTCGCTCCCGATTGGGAAACGACCATCACGATCAACAGAAAGAGAATGGTTCGCATCGAAGTCATGACGCATCGCCAGTTTATCACCGGCCCGAATCGACAGGTACAATGACCGTCCAATGCGTTCATTCCAATCCGCATCGATCGTGCTTCTCTGCCTGATAGGGCTTGTCTGGCCCGTGGCCGTCGGGAAGACAGGTGAGGGTTGGAGCGAACTCCGAACGACCCACTTTCATCTGTTCAGCAATGCCGACGCCGAGCAGGTGAGGGCCGTTGCGACGGAATTGGAGCGACTCCGGGACCTGCTGGAGAGTTACTTCGGGCTGGTCGTCGAGACGCCCCGTCGCCCGCTGTCGGTCTACGTCTTTCGCAGCTTGCGGTCCTCCCGGCGGGTACTACCCGATGGGGGAGAGATCGATCGGTCGGGAGGCGTCTACTTCAGTGACGGCGAGACGGATTTTATCGCGATCCACGCAGTTGCCGGTGCCGACGTCGTCTCCCTCGCCTATCACGAGTACTTGCACTACGTGATCCGGCAGGTCGCGCGGGACGCACCTCTCTGGTTCAGCGAGGGGATGGCCGAGCTCTTTGAAACGACGAAGACGACGGCGTACGAGGGGGAGGTCGGTCGAGTTGCGACCCAGCATGTCGAGACCCTCAAGCGTGGTCTTCTGCTCTCGCCACGCGCGGTGCTCGAGACGACTCCGCGGTCACTGGCCTACCGAGATGCGGTGCTCAAACCACGATTCCACGCGCAGAGTTGGGCGTTCGTGCGTTATCTGCTGACTCTGTCGGTGGCGGAGGGTGCGCGCGGAGGTCTCCTGGAAAAGTTACGCGAGTCGATGAAACCGGAGTCTCTGATCGAGGCGATGGAGACGTCGTGGGCCTCGGGTTTCTCGGACGACGCGACGATCACGATCCCCCTTTCTCGTCCGATCTCACAAGAGGGGATTCCGAAAGCCATTGACCGTGTCGAGATGACTCGAAGGCTCGGGGATCTGGCGGCGGTCCACTCTCCGAAACGCGCGAAGAACTACTTTCGTGCCGCATTGTCCGCGGACGACCGGCATGCAGCGTCCCACGCCGGCCTGGGAAAACTCCTGATCCGTGAGGGAGATACGGCCGAGGGGCTGCGACACCTGAGATGGGCTGTCGAGCTGGAACCGAACGATCCACGTTTCAGGCGATTGCTCGGTTTAGCCGTCGGGGAGTGAACTCTCGGGCCGCAGTCGGATGGAGCGGATGCTGACGCCCTTGCGGCCGGAACTCGAGTTTCTCAGGATTGCGGAGACGTGGTATTCGCCGGGCGGGGCCTCGAGCCAGCCACGGATACCGAGCAAGGCTTCCTTGTGTTGATCCCACTTCTCTTGCGGCACCGTGTGTCGAAACGAGTGATAGCTGCTGACCAGATGGGAGCCTTCGGCGGTGTCGACGCGGACGTAGAGCGTGAGGTTTGCGGACCGACCGGCTGAGATCAATTCGTAGTCCAGGTCTCTCGGGAGCGCGCCGACGGTGAACGGTAGGTAGATGTTTAGCGGGTCTTGCGTCGAAGTCTCCAGCGCGCGGGGTTCACCAAGAATCAACTGCGTCGTGATTTCTTCGTCCGTCGAACGCCCCTGAGGAACGCGGTTGTAGGCGAGACGGACACCGTCCCGTTGCGTCGTCAATTTGAGATCGGAAACATCGACGTCGTCGAACTCTTCGGGGACGTAGGCGAGGACCTGATAGCGCCCGCGATCGAGTTCATGGATCTGGCGTAGACCCGCCAGGAGATCCTCGTTTCGGACGAATCCGCCGACCGTGGTCTCGGCGAGTTCGGTGAGGGGACCCCTGGGTAGCTGGGATGCCAATTCGAATGGCGATGCGTTATCCATCGACAGCGAGGCCTGACGAACCCCCTGCACGCCGCCAGTCTGGCGGAGAGAATCGACGGCATAGATTCGAACTCTCTCTCGCTCGGCAAGCCTCGTCGCGCGAAGCATGGCGTCACGCGCACGATCGCCTCCCTGGAGGCTCGAGCGGATTTCGTTGAGCTGGGACAGTCCCATGATGGACTTGGCGACCTCCGCGAACTCGCTGTCCGGCGCGAGACTGACGCCGCCGCTCAGGGCGATCATGGTCATGCCCTCGACGCCGCCGGCGACCTCGATCGCGGTCCCCAGTGCTCCGTAATACGATTCCGCGCGGTTGATGCCTTGCTCGACGAAGAACGAGGCGATGTTCCTGGCGCAACGCGAATCGACGAACATGGAGCCGAAGGTCGAGGCGCGTTCCATGCGTGCCTGTTCCTCGGTCAACTCCTGGCCCGGTGCCAGTTGGACATCGCAGCGTTCAAGGCTGTTCATCAACGACCGGATTCGCTGCGGCGTTGCGAGTCCCGGTGTCTTCGAGCGAGAGTAGGCCCGTCGGATCGCACTCTCGATCTCTGCGGCTCCCGACGCGAAGCCGGTCTCGAACGACAGGTTGCCGTTGTAGACCGCGACGGCGCCGAGGTCGAACGGGCGAAGGGTTTCGCGGACGAACTCGACAAGCGGTTCGGCGGCGGCGCCCGGCTTCCCGCGGTGGTCGGCACTGAGGTCGATAAAAAAGAGGTACCGGCGTGGGGGGACGGTTGACGACGTTGCGACCCGTTCCTCGGAGCCGATCTGAATCGTCAGGCGTAGGTCGGAATTGGAGGTCTCTGCGGGGGCTGCGTCCGATGCGCTCGTGAGACGGAACAGGACGGGCTCACCCTTCAGTCGAATCTCGAGGTCGGTTGGGCTGAAATCGGCGACGGGCGAAGATTCCGGATCGGTGGCAAGTAGGTCAATCTCCAGAGCACGGACCCGCACGACCTCGTCGACGGTCTCGTCCGCATTCAACGCGCCAAACGTCAGCCCAAGAACCAATGCAAACGCGCAGAAACCCATCTTCATCGCTTCGCACCACCTTTAGGATGAGTGTAACATGTTGCACCATGAGATTAACCCGCGCCTCGATCGCCGTTTCACTCGTCACCCTGACCCTTCTCGTTAGCGCGTCGTGTGCTCGGCGCCCTCTTGCGGGCCCCGCGGGCGGACCTGATGCCAAGTTCACGCTAACGGCGTTCAAACAAGAGGGTTCGCTTCTCGCGTTTGTCGTTGACACCAAGGTGATGCGTCTGCGTGAGGGCCGTGATTACGTTCCCGTCGAGATCGCCGTGGCCAACAAGGGCCTGAAGGCGTTAACGCTTACGGCGGAGTCTTTCACCCTGATCGACTCCACGGGAACGCGTTATCCGACGGTCGGTTTCGAAGAGCTGTCGAACGGTTACGGAAACGTCGATGTCGACCGGCGGCTGTCCAACCTGAGGACATCGATTGCAGGCGCGTTCCTCTCGTACACCCCGGTCAGGAGCACGCTGACCCGCAGTTTTGACAATCCTCACGAGAAGACCCTGCATCTGTCACGGTTCACGTACGCCGTCGATTTCATCTACTTTCCGCGACCTGCCGATGGGGTCAAGGGGCGCCAGTTCGATCTCCTGCTGGAGGCTCCGGAACTCGACGACCCGATTCTTGTAACCTTCAAGGTGGGCGGCAAGCCCGATGACGCGCCCTGACACCAAGAGCCTCGGAATCGTCTGCTGCCTACTGCTCACACTCTCAAGCTGTGGGCCGGTAGAGACCCCCGCGGAGCCGGCGGCTCTGTTCGTCGATGTCTCCGTAGACGTCGGTCTCGATTTCACTCACGATAATGGGATGTCGGGGGAGAAGTACATCGCCGAGATGATGGGGCCCGGCGGCGCGTTTCTGGACTTTGACAACGACGGCGATCTGGATATCTACCTTCCCCAGGGCCGGCCCTTGAACCCCGGTACTTCAAGCGGTTCGAGTGGGACCGATCGTCTCTTTCGCAACGATCTCGTCGTGAGTCCCGACGGATCGCGGTCGTTCGGGTTCACCGACGTGAGCGTCGAGGCCGGCCTGACTCCGCCGACCGGTTACACGTTCGGGGTGGCCACCGGGGACTACGACGGGGACGGCTGGATCGATCTCTATCTGACGCAACTAGGGACGAATCAGCTGTTGCGGAACAACGGCGACGGGACGTTTTCCGATCGGACCGAGGCGGCGGGAGTCGCGGACCTTCGCATGAGTATGCCGGCGGCGTTCTTTGATTTCGACGGCGATCGCCGCCTCGATCTCTACGTCGGAAACTACCTGGACTTCAGGGTTGCCACGCACAAGCGGTGCTTCTCGCCGTCGGGGCGTTCGGACTACTGCGGTCCGTTGGCGTACAACCCGCTTCCGGATCGCCTCTTCAGGAACACGGGTGACGGCACATTTGAAGATGTGACTCGAAGGGCAGGCCTGGCAGAAAGCCGGGGAAATGCATTGGGTGTCGTGATCACCGACTTTGATCTGGACGGCAGGCACGGGTTGTTCGTCGCCAATGACACCGGAGAAAACTTCCTCTGGCGGAATCTCGGTGACGGTCGATTCCAGGAGCAGGCCCTCATCGCGGGCTGCGCCCTGAACGGGAACGGCGAACCGGAGGGCAGCATGGGCGTCGAGGTCGCCGATCTGGATGGCGACGGCGACGAGGACATCTTCCTGACCCACATGAGCCAGGAGACCAACACGCTCTATCTGAACGGAGGAACGGGTCTGTTCGACGACGGGACGATCGCCAGCGGGTTGGGGACGCCGAGTTGGGAGTTCACCGGTTTCGGGATGATCTCGCTGGATTACGACAACGACGGGCAACTGGACATCGCGGTGGCCAACGGCGAGATCAAGACGATCGACGCGCACCTCGCACGGGGGGATCCGTTTCCGCTGCACCAGACGAATCAACTGTTTCGGAACCTCGGCGAGGGGCGATTCGAGGAGGTGACCGCGATCGGTGGCGAGGTCTTCCTGCGGTCGGAGGTCACCCGTGGGTTGGCGGTGGGTGATGTCGACAACGACGGCGACGCCGACATCCTGTGGATCAACAACCACGGCCCGACACGCCTGTTGCTGAATCAGGTCGGCTCGGCGGCTCACTGGTTGGGTGTTCGTGCGGTTGAGGGCGACCCGGCCCGCGATGCCCTCGGGGCTCGTGTGGGAATCCAGCGCTCGGACGGTTCATGGGTCTGGCATCGCGTTCGCGTCGCGGGTAGTTACCTCTCTTCCAGCGACCCGAGAGTCCTGTTCGGGTTGGGCGACCAGACGGTTCCGTCACGGATTCGTGTCCAGTGGACCGGCGGCCAGACCGAAGAGTGGCCGGTCGACGAGTACGACCGCTACGTCGTGGTTCGGCGCGGCGAGGGGACCGTCGTGACGGCATCACGATGAGGTGGCCGCTCCTCATCATCCCCGCACTTTTGTGGGCTGGTTGCGGGTCGCCGGATCTCGATTCGAGCGCCGAATCACCGGCGTTCGTCGAACGGGCCGAGGAGACCGGGCTGATCTTCCAGCATGAGAACGGGATGAGCGGAGAGTTCTACATCATCGAAGTTATCGGTGCCGGCGGCGCGCTTGTGGACTACGACAACGATGGCGACCTCGACGTCTACCTGGTTCAGGGGGGACCTCTGACGCCTAATGCCGACGTCGGGAGCGGCCCCTCGGACCGGTTGTTCCGCAACGACCTTCATTCCCGTGCCGACGGCTCGACTCAGTTGCGATTCACCGATGTGACCAAGATGGCCGGACTGTCCGCGAGCGGGTACGGCATGGGTGTCGCCGCCGGGGACTACGACAACGACGGCTGGGTTGATCTCTACGTCACGCGATTCGGTTCCAACAGCCTGCTGCGTAACGTCGGCGATGGCACGTTTGTTGACGTGACCGAGCGAAGCGGAACGGACGACGTGCGCTGGAGCGTTCCCGCCGTCTTCCTCGACTTTGACGCCGACGGGTTTCTCGATCTGTTCGTCGGAAACTACGTCGACTTCCGCTATAGCAATCACAAGCGCTGTCTCCCGGAGCAGGGATTTGTCGATTACTGCAGCCCTCTGGCCTATCGAGCCGAGTCCAACCGCCTGTTTCGCAATCGGCAGGACGGATCGTTCGAGGATGTGACCGAGCGGGCCGGACTGCGTGGGGCCGCCGGCAACACGTTAGGCGCCATCGCCCTGGATGTGGAGGGGGACGGGGATCTCGATATCTACGTGGCGAACGACTGGAACGAAAACCGGCTGTGGGTCAATCGTGGGGATGGCGTGTATCACGAGCGGGCGCTGATTGCAGGTGCCGCGGTCAACGTCGACGGTCAGCCCGAGGCCAGCATGGGGGTCCTTGCGGAAGACTTCGACGAGCGCGGCGGTGTCGATATCTTCCTGACCCACCTGATGGGCGAGACCAACACCCTCTATCGCAACGATGGCGACGGCAATTTCGACGACTCCAGTATCGGCAGCGGACTCGGCGAACCAAGCTGGAACTTTACCGGTTTCGGTACGTCCAGTCTCGACTACGACAACGACGGCTGGGCCGACATCTTCGTCGCCAACGGCGCGGTTCGGTTGATTTTGTCGCTCGTGCGACGCGGCGATCCCTTTCCGCTCAGGCAGACCGATCAACTGTTCCGCAATCAAGGCGACGGGCAATTCGTCGACCGCACGGCAGCCGAGCTTCCGTCGCTCAAAGAGGTCGGCCGGGGCGTGGCCGCCGGCGATGTCGACAACGATGGCGACGTGGACCTGCTTGTGATGAACAACAACGGACCCGTCCACCTACTGGAAAACCGCGTGGGGCAGCGGCAGAGCTGGGTCGGCTTTCGTGTGATCGATCGCCACGGTAGGGACGCCTACGACGCTCGGGTCGTTCTTCTCTCGGGCGCCGGCCGTGCGCGCACACGCTGGGTCAGCGCCGGCGGCAGCTACGCCTCTTCCGGGGATCCCAGGGTTCTGTT
The genomic region above belongs to Acidobacteriota bacterium and contains:
- the nusA gene encoding transcription termination factor NusA, producing the protein MSSELFQQIELIGREKGLDTEVVIQALEEAYAAATRKYYSSKQDFGARFDRDSGKFEVFSKHTVVEEDDLADPNTEIVLDEAKKLHPDAELGIILETPFDYPEAPLTRIAAQAAKQVIYQKVKEAERELVYEEYADRVGELMTGVVKRFDRGDMILDLGRTEGIVNRREQSRAEHYNPGDRVRTVLTEVERLGKGPQLVMSRGSGLLVTKLFEMEVPEIYDGTVMIVNVARDAGERSKVAVASKDRDVDPVGACVGMKGSRVQAVIRELRGEKIDIVQFDEDDALYVRNALNPAQINRVVVRDYETREME
- a CDS encoding ribosome maturation factor RimP gives rise to the protein MGLSHQDRLDGLSSLAREAVVELGLEFVELLLQGSSRHRTLIVIIDRAGIQGVTHDDCKRVTQSVGERLDESPLLPDAYNLEVSSPGIDRPIRTEDDIRRNIGREIMVTTTEPIEGATEFRGLLVGGDRTLLRIERPTSGGALEIPISAIDSARQHVGI
- a CDS encoding tetratricopeptide repeat protein — translated: MTAIVMTLAMLPGGPLLAQEEPAQEAAVPEAADLSEGNRLVREAKYEEAEALLAELQNDFPTDVDLLLMRGELLLQLQRAEDARDVLSAAVELDAERERIQFQLGSALVRLNQTDEALERFGAELENTEDSAILRLSRLNRSMLFEQKKQWKDAAAELEALLVGDEVEKEIFADLVSLYLRDKALDQAVDALERGKSAGFESSLHYYSAGAHLFRADRLEEALQLFEQALSIDSDMARAERSLAAVLNKLKRTDEALVHLRRYLELDPTAKDAEKVREQIRVLTVETAGAP
- a CDS encoding tetratricopeptide repeat protein, with the translated sequence MTSVRPIALLLLLALHLACSNPDSAGQDPRADPPLPEGLEPAVRAALEAARGGDAGDLARLYHANKLFAHARRSYEKASESDPDEGEWPYLLGAMELNRGHPREAAVALETATRRSPDYLPAWIRLGRAHLDIGNIDAARRAFEEATRLAPGSPWPLLGLGRVARTEDNPARAIEHLQRAIQIEPQLRTAHYLLAQIYREVGDTERSTRSLSAFRDSGADPELQDPWLRAVEQRELGDQSILKEAAAALVAGDLSGAERRYVDVLTRHPEDYGALLNLGIVYFAQRRLDAAERQFRRTIDLRADDPHGHHALARCLLATSRVDEARTHLREVVRLDPGNREAADLLSQIGSSTP
- a CDS encoding CRTAC1 family protein, giving the protein MKRGILLPLLLLLWGCPPQGERSVTLVFEDVAAEAGIRFAHRNGATGDFNYPELMSGGVSFADIDGDGFLDVYTVQGGELPDDRSSSGDANRLFRNNGVGGFEDVTERSGTGDTRYGTGVVAADYDNDGDIDLYVTNLGRNTLFSNDGDGRFADATEHAGVGDVGYSTAATFVDYDQDGFLDLYVANYIDWAPPIERPCFAPNGLRDYCSPGVYDRPARDTLYRNEGDGTFRNVTIEAGIQDRRGAGLGVIATDLTGDGLDDIFVANDQMPNTLWVGHPDRSFSEQALSRGCALNESGRSEASMGIAIGDVDGDDDWDLFLTHLDGETNTYYRNDAGFFQDVTDQYVLGGISREFTGFGTGFADFDCDGILDLVIANGSVRLGDSMLAGDYGEPNQLFRGTDVRRYDDVSHVLGSPELREVSRGAALGDYDNDGDIDILIGNNEGPVRLYRNDSCRDAHWLGVRLVDGGPGTHGIGAIVTLTTDARRMRRLIQPAYSYGASHDPRAHFGLGDDPGPYEVEIAWPGGRVTTHVIESVDRYIHLSPTSGTPL
- a CDS encoding DUF1570 domain-containing protein; translation: MRSFQSASIVLLCLIGLVWPVAVGKTGEGWSELRTTHFHLFSNADAEQVRAVATELERLRDLLESYFGLVVETPRRPLSVYVFRSLRSSRRVLPDGGEIDRSGGVYFSDGETDFIAIHAVAGADVVSLAYHEYLHYVIRQVARDAPLWFSEGMAELFETTKTTAYEGEVGRVATQHVETLKRGLLLSPRAVLETTPRSLAYRDAVLKPRFHAQSWAFVRYLLTLSVAEGARGGLLEKLRESMKPESLIEAMETSWASGFSDDATITIPLSRPISQEGIPKAIDRVEMTRRLGDLAAVHSPKRAKNYFRAALSADDRHAASHAGLGKLLIREGDTAEGLRHLRWAVELEPNDPRFRRLLGLAVGE